From a single Clupea harengus chromosome 24, Ch_v2.0.2, whole genome shotgun sequence genomic region:
- the LOC116217883 gene encoding aprataxin and PNK-like factor isoform X1: MTVFFICANCVLPIVCVCFPSQFGLANALGLCVQPAIHLKLPSKGQLRSQQRKLICCGALTCLQTHVNPCFIQASLEASPQPLKKDQWHTLDPGEMFSLLPGKHIYQVVAVEERGAEEEIEGTLSNSQNLEESDGEVVVPEEANTSWSAPPSANDKPDRSTLPDRGGPSVCQQSTLVASLEGKSLLLPPSSPARDQPPDGEVSERLDGEMSVPARRIRTLPSWMVAASSGDVKSPSTPKGAGKRGPAKAATTPKPKPKPASQVAAAAAAAAPAAAPAASRATPQWARTRVLSSEEEEEVLEEKEEVVQSAKRWRKRTKSADDEEEEEEEA, translated from the exons ATGACTGTATTCTTCATTTGTGCAAATTGTGTTTTGCCCATAGTCTGCGTATGTTTTCCAAGCCAGTTCGGTCTGGCTAATGCACTTGGGCTGTGTGTCCAACCGGCTATTCATTTAAAGCTGCCCTCGAAAGGTCAGCTAAGAAGTCAACAGCGCAAGCTTATTTGTTGTGGTGCACTGACGTGTTTGCAG acccACGTGAACCCGTGCTTCATCCAGGCTTCCCTGGAGGCGTCTCCACAGCCCCTGAAGAAGGACCAGTGGCACACGCTCGACCCAGGAGAGATGTTCTCCCTCCTGCCGGGGAAACACATCTACCAGGTGGTGGCCGTGGAGGAGCGGGGGGCTGAAGAGGAGATTGAAGGCACTCTCAG CAACAGCCAAAATCTtgaagagagtgatggagaggtcGTGGTACCCGAGGAAGCAAATACTTCCTGGTCGGCACCGCCATCAGCCAATGACAAGCCGGATCGGTCCACTCTCCCAGACAGAGGGGGTCCCTCTGTTTGCCAGCAGTCTACGCTGGTAGCCAGCTTAGAAGGAAAGAGCTTGTTACTTCCTCCCAGCTCCCCTGCTAGGGACCAG CCACCAGATGGCGAAGTGTCGGAGCGTCTAGATGGTGAAATGTCGGTGCCGGCACGAAGGATTAGGACGCTTCCATCGTGGATGGTGGCAGCCAGCAGTGGAGATGTCAAGAGCCCAAGCACTCCCAAAg GGGCTGGGAAGAGGGGTCCAGCGAAAGCGGCCACGAcgcccaaacccaaacccaaaccggCCAGCcaggtggctgctgctgctgctgctgctgctcctgctgctgctcctgctgcaagCCGGGCCACACCACAGTGGGCCAGAACCCGGGTCCTGTcctcggaggaggaggaagaggtgctggaagagaaggaggaagtggTCCAGTCGGCcaagaggtggaggaagaggacgaagagcgcagatgatgaggaggaggaggaagaggaagcctgA
- the LOC116217883 gene encoding aprataxin and PNK-like factor isoform X2 — MPNFELKPLDGGSLVHLPEGETVLGRGPLFGVNDKRVSRNHGVLENADGKLRIKPTHVNPCFIQASLEASPQPLKKDQWHTLDPGEMFSLLPGKHIYQVVAVEERGAEEEIEGTLSNSQNLEESDGEVVVPEEANTSWSAPPSANDKPDRSTLPDRGGPSVCQQSTLVASLEGKSLLLPPSSPARDQPPDGEVSERLDGEMSVPARRIRTLPSWMVAASSGDVKSPSTPKGAGKRGPAKAATTPKPKPKPASQVAAAAAAAAPAAAPAASRATPQWARTRVLSSEEEEEVLEEKEEVVQSAKRWRKRTKSADDEEEEEEEA, encoded by the exons ATGCCAAACTTTGAGCTGAAGCCATTGGACGGTGGCAGTCTAGTGCACCTACCCGAGGGCGAGACCGTGCTCGGCAGAGGTCCTCTGTTCGGA GTGAACGACAAACGAGTCTCAAGGAATCATGGAGTGCTGGAGAATGCAGACGGAAAGCTCCGGATTAAACCT acccACGTGAACCCGTGCTTCATCCAGGCTTCCCTGGAGGCGTCTCCACAGCCCCTGAAGAAGGACCAGTGGCACACGCTCGACCCAGGAGAGATGTTCTCCCTCCTGCCGGGGAAACACATCTACCAGGTGGTGGCCGTGGAGGAGCGGGGGGCTGAAGAGGAGATTGAAGGCACTCTCAG CAACAGCCAAAATCTtgaagagagtgatggagaggtcGTGGTACCCGAGGAAGCAAATACTTCCTGGTCGGCACCGCCATCAGCCAATGACAAGCCGGATCGGTCCACTCTCCCAGACAGAGGGGGTCCCTCTGTTTGCCAGCAGTCTACGCTGGTAGCCAGCTTAGAAGGAAAGAGCTTGTTACTTCCTCCCAGCTCCCCTGCTAGGGACCAG CCACCAGATGGCGAAGTGTCGGAGCGTCTAGATGGTGAAATGTCGGTGCCGGCACGAAGGATTAGGACGCTTCCATCGTGGATGGTGGCAGCCAGCAGTGGAGATGTCAAGAGCCCAAGCACTCCCAAAg GGGCTGGGAAGAGGGGTCCAGCGAAAGCGGCCACGAcgcccaaacccaaacccaaaccggCCAGCcaggtggctgctgctgctgctgctgctgctcctgctgctgctcctgctgcaagCCGGGCCACACCACAGTGGGCCAGAACCCGGGTCCTGTcctcggaggaggaggaagaggtgctggaagagaaggaggaagtggTCCAGTCGGCcaagaggtggaggaagaggacgaagagcgcagatgatgaggaggaggaggaagaggaagcctgA
- the LOC105901545 gene encoding aprataxin and PNK-like factor: METGIEEEEEEEEEEEEEEEVKQRVRAPGTTSSRVLSSDEEGAVHPKRNKPSSQNGHKTSKVTNKVNSRDNAAGCSGGNATRRTPCPYGSSCYRKNPIHFRESSHPGDSDYEEEAEEEVDEDDDRPECPFGTDCYRKNPLHRQEYKHTKPPAKTPASQDDE, translated from the exons ATGGAGACTGGaatcgaggaggaggaggaggaggaggaggaggaggaggaggaggaggaggtgaagcaaCGTGTGAGAGCACCAGGCACTACTTCATCCAGAGTTCTGTCAAGCGATGAAGAAGGGGCAGTCCATCCCAAACGCAACAAGCCATCGTCCCAGAACGGACACAAAACATCGAAGGTTACGAACAAGGTGAATAGTAGGGACAATGCTGCAGGATGCTCCGGAGGGAACGCGACGAGAAGGACTCCCTGTCCCTACGGCAGCTCCTGCTACAG GAAAAACCCCATCCACTTccgagagagcagtcaccctgGCGACAGCGACTATGAGGAAGAagcagaggaggaagtggaTGAGGATGACGACCGCCCAGAGTGCCCGTTCGGCACCGACTGCTACCG GAAGAACCCACTACACAGGCAGGAGTACAAGCACACCAAGCCTCCAG CCAAGACGCCTGCCTCCCAAGACGACGAATGA